The following are from one region of the Pocillopora verrucosa isolate sample1 chromosome 3, ASM3666991v2, whole genome shotgun sequence genome:
- the LOC131797713 gene encoding junctophilin-2-like — translation MSGGRFDFEDGGTYCGEWKTSKAHGYGICTGPKGQARYEGSWNNGFELSGVYVWPNGHRFEGEWLDGRRHGLGVEYRGKWTYQGEWEEGFKARYGVQKSQSGARYEGSWTSGLQEGYGIEVYADEGYYYGQWKTGMRSGYGIRHGEVKQESSSTKHYRRCISRQSTVDNFKSNGVLPNSSQNSRTFARHRKTPSQTSETQSHSPRSASDPENASQNGSLNSTMGSGSAQSYTMETVDSNGQIERANSRLIETYRGEWKNDKRHGLGIVYDTDGFSYMGEWSENMRHGLGVATFPNGTKLEGEWKNDELVTDNKKKGPLVSLVTRFKQRLRVICEGAQDAAETADQKSQIALSRAAASRDKAGDAVGAAENAVSAAAIAQKRVRAIMSKMNDKT, via the exons ATGAGCGGAGGTCGCTTTGACTTTGAAGATGGTGGAACTTACTGCGGAGAATGGAAAACCAGCAAGGCACATGGATATGGCATCTGTACCGGACCAAAAGGACAAGCTCGTTACGAAGGCTCTTGGAACAACGGCTTCGAACTCAGCGGAGTTTATGTTTGGCCTAACGGCCATCGCTTTGAAGGTGAATGGCTCGATGGACGTAGACACGGACTTGGCGTTGAATATCGAGGAAAATGGACTTACCAAGGCGAGTGGGAGGAAGGTTTTAAAGCGCGCTACGGTGTGCAGAAGTCGCAAAGCGGGGCGCGCTATGAGGGAAGTTGGACGTCTGGACTACAAGAAGGTTATGGAATCGAGGTTTACGCTGATGAAG GATATTACTATGGGCAGTGGAAAACAGGAATGCGTTCTGGATATGGTATCCGACATGGAGAGGTTAAGCAAGAAAGCAGCAGTACAAAGCATTATAGACGTTGTATCTCTAGACAGTCAACTGTGGATAATTTTAAATCTAATGGTGTTCTACCTAACAGTAGTCAGAACAGTAGAACATTTGCACGTCACCGCAAGACACCCTCACAAACTTCTGAAACGCAGTCACATTCTCCCAGATCAGCAAGTGATCCAGAGAATGCCAGTCAAAATGGATCATTGAATAGTACAATGGGAAGTGGCTCAGCTCAGTCCTACACAATGGAAACTGTGGATTCAAATGGACAAATTGAAAGGGCAAACAGTCGCTTGATAGAGACATATAGAGGTGAATGGAAGAATGACAAGAGGCATGGATTGGGTATTGTGTACGATACTGACGGGTTCAGCTACATGGGCGAATGGAGTGAAAACATGCGCCATGGTTTGGGTGTGGCCACCTTTCCAAATGGAACGAAACTGGAAGGAGAGTGGAAAAATGACGAGTTAGTTACAGACAATAAAAAGAAGGGTCCATTGGTTTCTCTTGTGACAAGATTTAAACAAAGACTGAGAGTAATTTGTGAGGGAGCACAAGATGCTGCAGAAACAGCTGATCAGAAATCACAGATTGCACTGTCAAGAGCTGCGGCATCACGAGATAAAGCTGGAGATGCAGTTGGTGCTGCAGAGAATGCTGTTTCAGCAGCAGCAATAGCTCAGAAGCGGGTCCGTGCTATCATGTCTAAGATGAATGACAAAACTTAG